The genomic stretch CTCCGGGGATAACAGGCTGATACCGCCCAAGAGTTCATATCGACGGCGGTGTTTGGCACCTCGATGTCGGCTCATCACATCCTGGGGCTGAAGCCGGTCCCAAGGGTATGGCTGTTCGCCATTTAAAGTGGTACGCGAGCTGGGTTTAGAACGTCGTGAGACAGTTCGGTCCCTATCTGCCGTGGACGTTTGAGATTTGAGAGGGGCTGCTCCTAGTACGAGAGGACCGGAGTGGACGAACCTCTGGTGTTCCGGTTGTCACGCCAGTGGCATTGCCGGGTAGCTATGTTCGGAAGAGATAACCGCTGAAAGCATCTAAGCGGGAAACTTGCCTCAAGATGAGATCTCACTGGGATCTTGAATCCCCTAAAGGGCCGTCGAAGACTACGACGTTGATAGGTTGGGTGTGTAAGCGCTGTGAGGCGTTGAGCTAACCAATACTAATTGCCCGTGAGGCTTGACCATATAACACCCAAGCAATCTGCTACGCAGATTGTGGTGGTGAAGACGAAAGACCCGAAAATTCGTAAGACCACAAATATCGCATATCCGGATTCGCTGGGCTGTCCATCTGGACATTCTGGCTACAGAATTTCTTGACGACCATAGAGCATTGGAACCACCTGATCCCATCCCGAACTCAGTAGTGAAACGATGCATCGCCGATGGTAGTGTGGGGTTTCCCCATGTGAGAGTAGGTCATCGTCAAGATTCATTTCGCAAAACCCCTATCTGCACATGCAGGTAGGGGTTTTGTCTTTAAGTAGAAGCTCATGCTTCGTCCTGGTTGGCCGCAAGGTTAGCCAGCTGTAGTTAAAAGGTGGTTGACAGTGTTTTTGAATGCTGTATTATTCACCTCCCGCGACGAGAGATCGAAGCGAGTTAAGTGTTTGAAGCTAAACGAGTTTCTCGCAAAAACTTCAAAATAAACGCTTGACAGGCTCTGAGGAAAGCGTAGAATGCGCGCCTCGGTTGAGACGAAAAGCTCTTAACCAAACGCTCTTTAACAAATCGAATCAAGCAATTCGTGTGGGTGCTTGTGAGTACGGACTGATAGTCAAAAAGATTATCAGCATCACAAGTGGCCATGCGAGAAATCACATAGTCATTTGAGATTGCTGAGCCAAGTTTAGGGTTTCTTAAAAACCCAAGCAGTATTGAACTGAAGAGTTTGATCATGGCTCAGATTGAACGCTGGCGGCAGGCCTAACACATGCAAGTCGAGCGGATGACGGGAGCTTGCTCCTTGATTCAGCGGCGGACGGGTGAGTAATGCCTAGGAATCTGCCTGGTAGTGGGGGACAACGTTTCGAAAGGAACGCTAATACCGCATACGTCCTACGGGAGAAAGCAGGGGACCTTCGGGCCTTGCGCTATCAGATGAGCCTAGGTCGGATTAGCTAGTTGGTGGGGTAATGGCTCACCAAGGCGACGATCCGTAACTGGTCTGAGAGGATGATCAGTCACACTGGAACTGAGACACGGTCCAGACTCCTACGGGAGGCAGCAGTGGGGAATATTGGACAATGGGCGAAAGCCTGATCCAGCCATGCCGCGTGTGTGAAGAAGGTCTTCGGATTGTAAAGCACTTTAAGTTGGGAGGAAGGGCAGTAAGTTAATACCTTGCTGTTTTGACGTTACCGACAGAATAAGCACCGGCTAACTCTGTGCCAGCAGCCGCGGTAATACAGAGGGTGCAAGCGTTAATCGGAATTACTGGGCGTAAAGCGCGCGTAGGTGGTTTGTTAAGTTGGATGTGAAAGCCCCGGGCTCAACCTGGGAACTGCATCCAAAACTGGCAAGCTAGAGTACGGTAGAGGGTGGTGGAATTTCCTGTGTAGCGGTGAAATGCGTAGATATAGGAAGGAACACCAGTGGCGAAGGCGACCACCTGGACTGATACTGACACTGAGGTGCGAAAGCGTGGGGAGCAAACAGGATTAGATACCCTGGTAGTCCACGCCGTAAACGATGTCAACTAGCCGTTGGAATCCTTGAGATTTTAGTGGCGCAGCTAACGCATTAAGTTGACCGCCTGGGGAGTACGGCCGCAAGGTTAAAACTCAAATGAATTGACGGGGGCCCGCACAAGCGGTGGAGCATGTGGTTTAATTCGAAGCAACGCGAAGAACCTTACCAGGCCTTGACATGCAGAGAACTTTCCAGAGATGGATTGGTGCCTTCGGGAACTCTGACACAGGTGCTGCATGGCTGTCGTCAGCTCGTGTCGTGAGATGTTGGGTTAAGTCCCGTAACGAGCGCAACCCTTGTCCTTAGTTACCAGCACGTAATGGTGGGCACTCTAAGGAGACTGCCGGTGACAAACCGGAGGAAGGTGGGGATGACGTCAAGTCATCATGGCCCTTACGGCCTGGGCTACACACGTGCTACAATGGTCGGTACAGAGGGTTGCCAAGCCGCGAGGTGGAGCTAATCTCACAAAACCGATCGTAGTCCGGATCGCAGTCTGCAACTCGACTGCGTGAAGTCGGAATCGCTAGTAATCGCGAATCAGAATGTCGCGGTGAATACGTTCCCGGGCCTTGTACACACCGCCCGTCACACCATGGGAGTGGGTTGCACCAGAAGTAGCTAGTCTAACCTTCGGGAGGACGGTTACCACGGTGTGATTCATGACTGGGGTGAAGTCGTAACAAGGTAGCCGTAGGGGAACCTGCGGCTGGATCACCTCCTTAATCGACGACATCAGCCTGCTGATGAGCTCCCACACGAATTGCTTGATTCATTGTCGAAGACGATCAAGACCCTATATAGGTCTGTAGCTCAGTTGGTTAGAGCGCACCCCTGATAAGGGTGAGGTCGGCAGTTCAAATCTGCCCAGACCTACCAATATGCGGGGCCATAGCTCAGCTGGGAGAGCGCCTGCCTTGCACGCAGGAGGTCAGCGGTTCGATCCCGCTTGGCTCCACCACTTGCTGTACCTTGATCAAACTCAGAAATGAGCATTTGTATCGAATGTTGATTTCTGACTTTTGTCAGATCGTTCTTTAAAAATTCGGATATGTGATAGATATAGACTGAACACCAGTTTCACTGCTGGTGGATCAGGCTAAGGTAAAATTTGTGAGTTCTGCTCGAAAGAGCAACGTACGAATTTTCGGCGAATGTCGTCTTCACAGTATAACCAGATTGCTTGGGGTTATATGGTCAAGTGAAGAAGCGCATACGGTGGATGCCTTGGCAGTCAGAGGCGATGAAAGACGTGGTAGCCTGCGATAAGCTTTGGGGAGTCGGCAAACAGACTGTGATCCAGAGATCTCTGAATGGGGGAACCCACTCAGCATAAGCTGAGTATCTTGTACTGAATACATAGGTGCAAGAGGCGAACCAGGGGAACTGAAACATCTAAGTACCCTGAGGAAAAGAAATCAACCGAGATTCCCTTAGTAGTGGCGAGCGAACGGGGACCAGCCCTTAAGTTGATTTGAGATTAGTGGAACGCTCTGGAAAGTGCGGCCATAGTGGGTGATAGCCCCGTACACGAAAATCTCTTATCAATGAAATCGAGTAGGACGGAGCACGAGAAACTTTGTCTGAATATGGGGGGACCATCCTCCAAGGCTAAATACTACTGACTGACCGATAGTGAACCAGTACCGTGAGGGAAAGGCGAAAAGAACCCCGGAGAGGGGAGTGAAATAGAACCTGAAACCGTATGCGTACAAGCAGTGGGAGCCTACTTTGTTAGGTGACTGCGTACCTTTTGTATAATGGGTCAGCGACTTATATTCAGTGGCGAGCTTAACCGAATAGGGGAGGCGTAGCGAAAGCGAGTCTTAATAGGGCGTTTAGTCGCTGGGTATAGACCCGAAACCGGGCGATCTATCCATGGGCAGGTTGAAGGTTAGGTAACACTGACTGGAGGACCGAACCGACTACCGTTGAAAAGTTAGCGGATGACCTGTGGATCGGAGTGAAAGGCTAATCAAGCTCGGAGATAGCTGGTTCTCCTCGAAAGCTATTTAGGTAGCGCCTCATGTATCACTGTAGGGGGTAGAGCACTGTTTCGGCTAGGGGGTCATCCCGACTTACCAAACCGATGCAAACTCCGAATACCTACAAGTGCCGAGCATGGGAGACACACGGCGGGTGCTAACGTCCGTCGTGAAAAGGGAAACAACCCAGACCGTCAGCTAAGGTCCCAAAGTCATGGTTAAGTGGGAAACGATGTGGGAAGGCTTAGACAGCTAGGAGGTTGGCTTAGAAGCAGCCACCCTTTAAAGAAAGCGTAATAGCTCACTAGTCGAGTCGGCCTGCGCGGAAGATGTAACGGGGCTCAAACCATGCACCGAAGCTACGGGTATCATCTTATGATGATGCGGTAGAGGAGCGTTCTGTAAGCCTGTGAAGGTGAGTTGAGAAGCTTGCTGGAGGTATCAGAAGTGCGAATGCTGACATGAGTAACGACAATGCGAGTGAAAAACTCGCACGCCGAAAGACCAAGGTTTCCTGCGCAACGTTAATCGACGCAGGGTTAGTCGGTCCCTAAGGCGAGGCTGAAAAGCGTAGTCGATGGAAAACAGGTTAATATTCCTGTACTTCCAGTTATTGCGATGGAGGGACGGAGAAGGTTAGGCCAGCCTGGCGTTGGTTGTCCAGGTTTAAGGTGGTAGGCTGAAATCTTAGGCAAATCCGGGATTTCAAGGCCGAGAGCTGATGACGAGTTGCCTTTAGGCGACGAAGTGGTTGATACCATGCTTCCAAGAAAAGCTCCTAAGCTTCAGATAACTGGGAACCGTACCCCAAACCGACACAGGTGGTTAGGTAGAGAATACCAAGGCGCTTGAGAGAACTCGGGTGAAGGAACTAGGCAAAATGGCACCGTAACTTCGGGAGAAGGTGCGCCGGCGAGGGTGAAGGACTTGCTCCGTAAGCTCATGCCGGTCGAAGATACCAGGCCGCTGCGACTGTTTATTAAAAACACAGCACTCTGCAAACACGAAAGTGGACGTATAGGGTGTGACGCCTGCCCGGTGCCGGAAGGTTAATTGATGGGGTTAGCGCAAGCGAAGCTCTTGATCGAAGCCCCGGTAAACGGCGGCCGTAACTATAACGGTCCTAAGGTAGCGAAATTCCTTGTCGGGTAAGTTCCGACCTGCACGAATGGCGTAACGATGGCGGCGCTGTCTCCACCCGAGACTCAGTGAAATTGAAATCGCTGTGAAGATGCAGTGTATCCGCGGCTAGACGGAAAGACCCCGTGAACCTTTACTATAGCTTTGCACTGGACTTTGAATTTGCTTGTGTAGGATAGGTGGGAGGCTTTGAAGTGGGGACGCCAGTTCTCATGGAGCCATCCTTGAAATACCACCCTGGCAACTTTGAGGTTCTAACTCAGGTCCGTTATCCGGATCGAGGACAGTGTATGGTGGGTAGTTTGACTGGGGCGGTCTCCTCCCAAAGAGTAACGGAGGAGTACGAAGGTGCGCTCAGACCGGTCGGAAATCGGTCGTAGAGTATAAAGGCAAAAGCGCGCTTGACTGCGAGACAAACACGTCGAGCAGGTACGAAAGTAGGTCTTAGTGATCCGGTGGTTCTGTATGGAAGGGCCATCGCTCAACGGATAAAAGGTACTCCGGGGATAACAGGCTGATACCGCCCAAGAGTTCATATCGACGGCGGTGTTTGGCACCTCGATGTCGGCTCATCACATCCTGGGGCTGAAGCCGGTCCCAAGGGTATGGCTGTTCGCCATTTAAAGTGGTACGCGAGCTGGGTTTAGAACGTCGTGAGACAGTTCGGTCCCTATCTGCCGTGGACGTTTGAGATTTGAGAGGGGCTGCTCCTAGTACGAGAGGACCGGAGTGGACGAACCTCTGGTGTTCCGGTTGTCACGCCAGTGGCATTGCCGGGTAGCTATGTTCGGAAGAGATAACCGCTGAAAGCATCTAAGCGGGAAACTTGCCTCAAGATGAGATCTCACTGGGATCTTGAATCCCCTAAAGGGCCGTCGAAGACTACGACGTTGATAGGTTGGGTGTGTAAGCGCTGTGAGGCGTTGAGCTAACCAATACTAATTGCCCGTGAGGCTTGACCATATAACACCCAAGCAATCTGCTACGCAGATTGTGGTGGTGAAGACGAAAGACCCGAAAATTCGTAAGACCACAAATATCGCATATCCGGATTCGCTGGGCTGTCCATCTGGACATTCTGGCTACAGAATTTCTTGACGACCATAGAGCATTGGAACCACCTGATCCCATCCCGAACTCAGTAGTGAAACGATGCATCGCCGATGGTAGTGTGGGGTTTCCCCATGTGAGAGTAGGTCATCGTCAAGATTCATTTCGCAAAACCCCTATCTGCACATGCAGGTAGGGGTTTTGTCTTTAAGTAGGAACTACAGATATTCGCAGGCGCGCCCGAAGGACGAGCCAGCACACAGAATTTCTTGACGACCATAGAGCATTGGAACCACCTGATCCCATCCCGAACTCAGCAGTGAAACGATGCATCGCCGATGGTAGTGTGGGGTTTCCCCATGTGAGAGTAGGTCATCGTCAAGATTCAAACCCAAAGCCCCTGTCTGCGATGCAGACAGGGGCTTTGTCTTTTATGGGTTTCAATATCGGTTAGAACTGATAACTGGCCGTGGCGCTCACATTGCACTCTTTACTCATGTAGCAGTAGTTCAGGCTGACACATGAGGTAATGTAGCGTTCATTGGTAAGGTTGTTGGCGTTCAAGCGCACATCCACACCTAGCAGGACGACCAGGCCCAGGTCATAGCCGATCGAGGCGTCCAACAGGGCGTAGGAAGGCACCTTCATGCTGTCCCCCACTTCTCGCCCCCCCGCCCAGCCGCAGACCATCCAGGGCCCCTAGCGGCAGTCGGTTCAGAGCGTGAGCATCTGTTTCGGCGCCTGAGTAGGCGAATTACCCTTGTCGCCCAGCACCAGGCTCGGCAATAACTTGGAATACCTGCTGCCGTCGGCCAGCTGAGGCTCACGCGACAGGGTATAGCCAGTCCTCGCGCTACAGCGCGTAAAAAGGCAGTGGGTGCATTCAGCTGCAATTGTTCAAGCGTTTTAGCAAGCTCACGGAGGTGTACTGGGCCAAATCTGCCGTTTCGGCTGTGTTGCAGAGCCAAGTATGCAACCAGCCATGGTGGTCACTTCAGAGCGTTTGCACGGACTCGTTGCTGGGCATGGGGAGGGTGCAGGCATCCGTGCGCATGAATGATATGTAGTCTCATTTTTTGCAGGCAGTACTAATTTGCAATCCATCAATTCGCGCGTAAGGCCGGTATCAGGCTAACGCCCCACGTGCGTATCCAGGTAATTGCGGATCACCCGTGCCCCGCCATTGAGGTGCTGTTCCAGCACCGCCACAGCGTCGTCCACCAGCTTGTCGCTGGCCGCATCTACCAGTGCGTTGTGATCGTCCTGAGTCAGTTTGCCCAGGCCCATGGACGAAAGATGGAAACGCAGGAAGCGTTCTTCCTCGTTCAGTTCGTTCTCGATAAGGCGCAGTAGTTTCTTGTTCGGCGCCTTGCTGTACAGCGCCATGTGGAACAGGCGGTTGAGGCGGCCAATTTCGGCGTGGCTGGTCTCGTTCTCCAGTTGCTGGATAAACCCGCGGGCGCTGGCGATGTCGCTGGCATCAAGCAGCGGGATAGACTGGCGTAGCGCCTCGCTCTCGAGCAATACGCGAAGGGCATAGGTGTCAACCGCGTCCTCGCCGATCAGCGGCGCAACTACGGCGCCCTTGTGCATCTCTACATTCAACAGGGATTGCGCTTCGAGCTGGCGCAGGGCTTCGCGCACAGGCATGCGGCTGACGCCGTACAACGTGGCGAGCTCTTGTTGGCGAATCGCGGTACCAGGGGGCAAGCGACCATCGAGAATGGCGCTGCGCAGGCGTTCTTCAATCGCGCCACGGGCCTGATGCGGCAACAACTGCTCGCTGGCCAGCACATCACTCAATTTGATTTTCTTGGCCACGCTACGCCTGCCTCAACGATGACTATATTGGATCCAATAACGCTAGTAACAGCTTGTGAGGGTGTCAAACCTGCACCCACACTGGTACGGGCGCCCCAAAAGCGCGGCTATGGTGGAGGAAGTCGCACGTCAAAGAAAGCTGCCTATAGAAAGATGTAAGTAGAAAGTATAGGTGGGCTGACAGCCGGGTGCGTGATTGCAGGTTGCCATTGTCTTTTGCTGTGGCAGGCCCCACCATCGCTGCTTTCGACTGGTCTGAACAGGGCTTCGCAGTGGCGATATCCTGCTTGCTCAAAACCGTTGTGCGACATGTCGGCTTTGCCGCGCTGCTGGGCAGTCTTCTGCTGGGCGGCTTGCACGCGGATTGGGATTTCTCCCAGATCAGCCGCAAGTCGCAGGCCCTGTACGGCCCACTGGGTGCCGGACAAGGCCGCATCGATGCCTGGCAGAACCTGATGGCCACGCAGAAGCAGGGTACTGAGCTTGAACGGTTGCAAGTGATCAACCGCTTCTTCAACCAGCAATTGCGTTATGTCGAGGATATCGATCTGTGGCATGAGGTCGACTACTGGGCCACACCTGTGCAGGCACTGATCAAAGGTGCAGGGGACTGCGAGGATTACGCTATTGCGAAATATTTCAGCCTTCGGCGCATGGGAATCCCCAGCGAAAAACTGCGCATCACCTACGTCAAGGCGCTGCGGCAGAACCGGGCACACATGGTCCTGACCTATTATTCAAGCCCACAGGCCCAGCCTTTGGTGCTTGACAGCCTGATGGATGCCATCAAGCCGGCAAGCCAGCGTACTGACCTGCTACCGGTGTACGCCTTCAATGGTGAGGGGTTATGGCTGACGGGCGCAGCAGGGAACAAGAAGGTTGGTGATACCAAGCGGCTGTCACGCTGGCAG from Pseudomonas putida encodes the following:
- a CDS encoding GntR family transcriptional regulator produces the protein MAKKIKLSDVLASEQLLPHQARGAIEERLRSAILDGRLPPGTAIRQQELATLYGVSRMPVREALRQLEAQSLLNVEMHKGAVVAPLIGEDAVDTYALRVLLESEALRQSIPLLDASDIASARGFIQQLENETSHAEIGRLNRLFHMALYSKAPNKKLLRLIENELNEEERFLRFHLSSMGLGKLTQDDHNALVDAASDKLVDDAVAVLEQHLNGGARVIRNYLDTHVGR